Proteins from a single region of Hordeum vulgare subsp. vulgare chromosome 6H, MorexV3_pseudomolecules_assembly, whole genome shotgun sequence:
- the LOC123403019 gene encoding rRNA-processing protein fcf2-like, with product MSSSAAPAPIGLSWAPQLPSLAAAGGSKKGSAPTPSIDAQDSLWKPRNELVDGLYVPPRDPRKVNKMARKNVKDTAGKGWFDMPAPSITPELKKDLEILQLRHVMDPKRHFKRSGKSKALPKYFQVGTVIEPASEYYSSRLTKHERKQTLVDELLSDQKLKNYRMRKVREIQEARTPGGNQKWKNKGKQTFKRAKDRRK from the exons ATGTCGTCGTCGGCGGCGCCGGCGCCGATCGGCCTGTCGTGGGCGCCCCAGCTGCCTTCcctggcggcggccggcggcagcAAGAAGGGCTCGGCGCCGACCCCGAGCATTGACGCGCAGGATTCCCTCTGGAAGCCCCGCAACGAGCTCGTGGACGGGCTCTACGTGCCCCCGAGGGACCCCAGGAAGGTCAACAAGATGGCGAGGAAGAACGTCAAGGACACCGCCGGCAAGGGCTG GTTCGACATGCCGGCGCCGAGCATCACTCCCGAGTTGAAGAAAGACCTTGAGATTTTGCAG CTGAGGCATGTAATGGACCCTAAAAGGCATTTCAAGAGGTCTGGTAAATCCAAGGCTCTTCCGAAGTATTTCCAA gTTGGAACAGTTATTGAGCCTGCATCTGAGTACTACTCAAGTAGGCTGACAAAGCACGAACGGAAGCAGACCTTGGTTGATGAGCTGTTATCTGACCAAAAACTCAAGAACTACAG GATGCGTAAGGTAAGGGAAATTCAGGAGGCCCGGACGCCCGGAGGTAACCAGAAGTGGAAGAACAAGGGCAAGCAAACGTTCAAAAGGGCCAAGGACAGGCGGAAATAG